The following coding sequences lie in one Xanthomonas hortorum pv. pelargonii genomic window:
- a CDS encoding chemotaxis protein CheA, translating to MDMNQLMQTFLAESRDLLEDMERHLLEAERGESSPDAVNAIFRAAHTIKGSGGLFDLPQLVGFTHVLESVLDLVREEALTLSSELIALLLVCCDHIHALVETAADPSHADAAALATEAEPLLAQLQTYLQGSVCGVTEAAIQLGTPEKQSGYWRISLTLFADALRFGNSPLKLIRNLRGLGSVESISTDYSQLPSFEALDPEANYLGFQILLRSDADRAAIEEVFEFVREDCDLEITSVTAPTEAAALLVSEPAALAPVASTLAAVPAATSVATPPRAPQDSASRNAEARSIRVDADKLDRMIDLVGELIIAVAGTNANAQRTGDAQLLESASILAGLVEDVRESALQLRMVKIGGTFSRFQRVVHDVARELGKDIALAVAGEDTELDKSVVEKIGDPLTHLVRNAMDHGIEPADVRVARGKPARGTVGLNAYHDSGSIVIQITDDGGGLNRDRILAKALERGLIEPGRQLSDRDVFAMIFEPGFSTAEKVTNLSGRGVGMDVVKRNITALRGTVEIDSTAGVGTTISVRLPLTLAIINGFQVGVGKSVFVVPLDVVEECVEFTPDYASDYIDLRGSVLPYVRLRELFALGGKTPARESIVVIRQGAQRFGLVVDTLLGEWQTVIKPLSKVFAQVKGISGSSILGSGDVALILDVPSLLQQLHPNQDALAA from the coding sequence ATGGACATGAACCAGCTGATGCAGACCTTTCTGGCCGAGAGCCGGGATCTGCTCGAAGACATGGAACGCCATCTGCTCGAAGCCGAGCGTGGCGAGTCTTCGCCCGATGCGGTCAACGCGATCTTTCGCGCGGCGCATACCATCAAGGGCTCGGGCGGGTTGTTCGATCTGCCGCAGCTGGTCGGCTTCACCCATGTGCTGGAAAGCGTGCTGGATCTGGTGCGCGAGGAAGCACTGACGCTGAGTTCGGAACTGATCGCGCTGCTGCTGGTGTGCTGCGATCACATCCACGCCTTGGTGGAAACCGCGGCCGATCCAAGCCACGCCGATGCGGCCGCACTGGCGACCGAGGCCGAGCCGTTGCTCGCGCAGTTGCAGACCTATCTGCAAGGCAGCGTGTGCGGCGTTACTGAGGCCGCCATCCAGCTCGGCACACCTGAAAAACAAAGTGGTTACTGGCGTATTTCGTTGACGCTGTTTGCCGACGCGCTGCGCTTCGGCAACTCGCCGCTCAAGCTGATTCGCAATCTGCGCGGGCTGGGTTCGGTCGAATCGATCAGCACCGACTACAGCCAATTGCCGAGCTTCGAAGCGCTCGATCCGGAAGCCAACTATCTCGGTTTCCAGATCCTGTTGCGCAGCGACGCCGACCGCGCCGCGATCGAAGAAGTGTTCGAGTTCGTGCGCGAGGATTGCGATCTTGAGATCACCTCGGTGACGGCGCCGACCGAGGCTGCCGCCCTTCTCGTCAGCGAGCCTGCAGCGCTTGCACCGGTCGCCAGCACGCTCGCTGCAGTACCGGCGGCAACCTCGGTTGCAACCCCGCCACGCGCCCCCCAGGACAGCGCCTCACGCAACGCCGAAGCGCGATCGATCCGTGTGGACGCCGACAAGCTCGATCGGATGATCGATCTGGTCGGCGAACTCATCATCGCGGTGGCCGGCACCAACGCCAACGCGCAACGCACCGGCGACGCCCAGTTGCTGGAATCGGCCTCGATCCTGGCCGGCCTGGTGGAAGACGTGCGCGAAAGCGCCCTGCAGCTGCGCATGGTCAAGATCGGTGGCACCTTCAGCCGCTTCCAGCGCGTGGTGCACGATGTGGCGCGCGAACTCGGCAAGGACATCGCGCTGGCGGTGGCCGGCGAAGACACCGAGCTGGACAAATCGGTGGTGGAAAAAATCGGCGACCCGCTCACCCATCTGGTGCGCAACGCGATGGATCACGGCATCGAGCCGGCCGATGTACGCGTGGCACGCGGCAAGCCCGCACGCGGCACCGTGGGTCTCAACGCGTATCACGACTCCGGCAGCATCGTCATCCAGATCACCGACGACGGCGGCGGCTTGAACCGCGACCGCATCCTGGCCAAGGCGCTGGAACGCGGGCTGATCGAGCCGGGCCGCCAGCTCAGCGACCGCGACGTGTTCGCGATGATCTTCGAGCCGGGCTTTTCCACTGCCGAAAAAGTCACCAATCTGTCCGGGCGCGGCGTGGGCATGGACGTGGTCAAGCGCAACATCACCGCGCTGCGCGGAACCGTAGAGATCGACAGCACCGCCGGCGTGGGCACCACCATTTCGGTGCGGCTGCCGCTGACACTGGCCATCATCAACGGCTTCCAGGTCGGTGTCGGCAAATCGGTGTTCGTGGTGCCGCTGGATGTGGTGGAGGAATGCGTGGAGTTCACGCCCGACTACGCCAGCGACTACATCGATCTGCGCGGCAGCGTGCTGCCGTATGTGCGCCTGCGCGAATTGTTCGCGCTCGGCGGCAAGACGCCTGCACGCGAAAGCATCGTGGTGATCCGCCAGGGCGCGCAGCGCTTCGGCCTGGTCGTGGACACCTTGCTGGGCGAATGGCAGACCGTGATCAAGCCGTTGTCCAAGGTGTTCGCACAGGTCAAAGGCATCAGTGGCTCGAGCATCCTGGGCAGCGGCGATGTCGCGCTGATTCTGGATGTGCCCAGCCTGCTCCAGCAATTGCATCCCAACCAGGACGCCCTGGCGGCCTGA
- a CDS encoding methyl-accepting chemotaxis protein, translating into MSHRLPIATQLWFTAALALVLPVIVVVAGFALTLSHGALLAASVVAALVSGALLAWSIRIANDSLSIATTTLDAFARGNFDVAMPQVRDEQACEVLRALRKVQSSIRHVNDEINRVSQEHDAGEIDARIDVARFDGDFRTMGEGINRMVANHIAVKKQAMACVAEFGRGNFSAELERLPGKKAFINEIVDQIRGNLTGMVAEVNRMASEHDAGDIDVVIDTQRFTGDFRRMAEGINAMVASHIAVKKQAIACVAEFGRGNFTAQLPLLPGKKRFINDTLEQVRGSLTGLIREINHMSAEHEAGDIDVVIDSSGFDGDFRSMATGINQMVGAHIAVKKLAMGVVAEFGRGNFDAPLAQLPGKKAFINDTVERARGNLRSISEVIQVMGAMAEGDLTHTVEGRYEGAFADMQRYVNTTMSRLTEIVDEVNRNAENLASASEQVSATAQALAQAASEQAAGVEETSASLEQMTASIAQNTENARVTDSMAAKAASEAADGGDTVRATVVAMKDIAKKIGIIDDIAYQTNLLALNAAIEAARAGEHGKGFAVVAAEVRKLAERSQIAAQEIGEVAGSSVELAESAGRVLGEMVPSIRRTSDLVQEIAAASEEQTAGVSQINTAVGQLNQTTQSAAANAEELAATSEEMSAQAEQLQQLMGFFRLGNGGRAVASGSSKPGPRRIAPHSNSTALSAPPRRTNVRQISAVAATADAIDESQFASF; encoded by the coding sequence ATGTCACACCGTCTCCCGATCGCCACCCAGTTGTGGTTTACCGCCGCCCTCGCCCTTGTTCTGCCCGTCATCGTGGTCGTGGCCGGCTTTGCGCTGACGCTGTCGCACGGCGCCCTGCTCGCCGCCAGCGTGGTGGCCGCACTCGTCAGCGGCGCGTTGCTGGCCTGGTCGATCCGCATCGCCAACGACTCGCTGAGTATCGCCACCACCACGCTGGACGCATTCGCGCGCGGCAACTTCGATGTGGCCATGCCACAGGTGCGCGATGAACAGGCTTGTGAGGTCTTGCGTGCACTGCGCAAGGTCCAAAGCAGCATTCGCCATGTCAACGACGAGATCAACCGCGTCTCGCAGGAACACGACGCCGGCGAGATCGATGCGCGCATCGACGTGGCTCGCTTCGATGGCGACTTCCGCACGATGGGCGAAGGCATCAACCGTATGGTCGCCAACCACATCGCGGTGAAGAAACAGGCCATGGCCTGCGTGGCCGAGTTCGGCCGCGGCAACTTCTCCGCCGAGCTGGAGCGCCTGCCGGGCAAGAAAGCCTTCATCAACGAGATCGTCGACCAGATCCGCGGCAACCTCACCGGCATGGTCGCCGAGGTCAACCGCATGGCGAGCGAGCACGATGCCGGCGACATCGACGTGGTCATCGACACGCAACGCTTCACCGGCGATTTCCGCCGCATGGCCGAAGGCATCAATGCGATGGTGGCCAGCCACATCGCAGTCAAGAAGCAGGCCATCGCCTGTGTGGCCGAGTTCGGCCGCGGCAACTTCACCGCGCAGCTGCCGCTGCTGCCGGGCAAGAAGCGCTTCATCAACGACACGCTGGAACAGGTGCGCGGCAGCCTCACCGGCCTGATCCGCGAGATCAACCACATGTCGGCCGAGCACGAAGCCGGCGATATCGATGTAGTGATCGACAGCAGCGGCTTCGACGGCGATTTCCGCAGCATGGCCACCGGCATCAACCAGATGGTGGGCGCGCATATCGCGGTGAAGAAACTGGCGATGGGCGTGGTGGCCGAATTCGGCCGCGGCAACTTCGACGCACCGCTGGCGCAGCTGCCGGGCAAGAAGGCCTTCATCAACGACACCGTGGAGCGTGCGCGCGGCAACCTGCGCAGCATTTCCGAAGTCATCCAGGTGATGGGCGCGATGGCCGAGGGCGATCTCACTCACACCGTGGAAGGCCGCTACGAAGGCGCATTCGCCGACATGCAGCGCTACGTCAACACCACCATGAGCCGGCTGACCGAGATCGTCGATGAGGTCAACCGCAATGCCGAGAACCTGGCCAGCGCCTCCGAACAGGTCAGCGCCACTGCGCAGGCGCTTGCACAGGCCGCCAGCGAGCAGGCGGCCGGCGTGGAAGAAACCAGCGCCTCGCTGGAACAGATGACCGCCTCCATCGCACAGAACACCGAGAACGCACGCGTCACCGACAGCATGGCCGCCAAGGCCGCCAGCGAAGCCGCAGACGGCGGCGACACCGTGCGCGCCACGGTGGTGGCGATGAAGGACATCGCCAAGAAGATCGGCATCATCGACGACATCGCCTACCAGACCAATCTGCTCGCGCTCAACGCCGCCATCGAGGCCGCGCGTGCCGGCGAACACGGCAAGGGCTTTGCGGTGGTCGCAGCGGAAGTGCGCAAGCTGGCCGAGCGCAGCCAGATCGCCGCGCAGGAAATCGGCGAGGTGGCCGGTTCCAGCGTGGAGCTGGCCGAAAGCGCCGGCCGCGTGCTCGGCGAGATGGTGCCCTCGATCCGCCGCACTTCCGACCTGGTGCAGGAAATCGCCGCTGCCTCCGAAGAACAGACCGCCGGCGTCAGCCAGATCAACACCGCCGTTGGCCAGTTGAACCAGACCACACAATCGGCGGCGGCCAATGCCGAAGAACTGGCGGCCACCTCGGAGGAAATGAGCGCGCAGGCCGAGCAGCTGCAGCAACTGATGGGCTTCTTCCGGCTCGGCAATGGCGGCCGCGCCGTGGCTTCAGGCAGCAGCAAGCCGGGTCCGCGCCGGATCGCGCCGCACAGCAACAGCACCGCGCTCAGCGCGCCACCGCGGCGCACCAACGTGCGCCAGATCAGCGCAGTGGCTGCCACCGCCGATGCGATCGACGAATCGCAGTTCGCCAGCTTCTGA
- a CDS encoding chemotaxis protein CheW, producing MQSHSAANTAAAPSSTAPQQYLTFLLGTEMFGLGILGIKEIIEYRAPTDVPMMPPALRGVINLRGAVVPVVDLQQRFGRNASAITKRSCIVIVEIAHGGTQQVLGLLVDAISEVLDIAPDDIAGAPSFGAGIARDFIQAMAKIGKRFVILLDADAVLSNDTLAQLPVAELAA from the coding sequence ATGCAATCGCACAGCGCAGCCAACACCGCCGCCGCGCCGTCCTCGACGGCACCGCAGCAATACCTGACCTTTCTGCTGGGCACGGAGATGTTCGGCCTGGGCATTCTCGGCATCAAGGAAATCATCGAATACCGCGCGCCCACCGACGTGCCGATGATGCCGCCGGCCCTGCGCGGGGTGATCAACCTGCGCGGCGCGGTGGTGCCGGTGGTGGATCTGCAGCAACGCTTCGGCCGCAACGCCAGCGCAATCACCAAGCGCAGCTGCATCGTGATCGTGGAGATCGCCCATGGCGGTACGCAGCAGGTGCTCGGCTTGCTGGTGGATGCGATCAGCGAAGTGCTGGACATCGCGCCCGATGACATCGCCGGCGCGCCCAGCTTCGGCGCCGGCATCGCCCGCGATTTCATCCAGGCCATGGCCAAGATCGGCAAGCGCTTCGTGATCCTGCTCGATGCCGATGCCGTGCTGAGCAACGACACCCTCGCCCAGCTTCCTGTCGCCGAGCTGGCGGCCTGA
- a CDS encoding EAL domain-containing response regulator → MRPTLLSCSCALDGPVLVVDDSVVQREHAMALCRQLGAVAVDGAVDGHAALAWLSSAIAPSLLLIDLEMPGMDGVQLLDALARGKYSVPVIVVSQRGGALIDAVMQLSRSAGVRVLGGIEKPMHLQDLATVLECEPEPAAGAAAFAPAAMSPLMSSGGAAASRLDRAMRRGEIRVAYQPKLDLKDGRLRGVEALARWRRPQGDMIGPDRFIPLAEREGLIHALTQQVIDKAIAQLVDWRAEGFQLTLALNLSPNLLSEQDFLEQLCAKLSDNGLSPADLVLELTESAIVEPANALSMLARLRLHGFGLSIDDYGTGFSSLQRLASIPFTELKLDRSFVHAAHRSRSQRTVLESTLELAHRLELTAVAEGVETPEDWRLLRELGCDLAQGYLMGSPMPGPMLSDWWREHAVRIARLSDSALASDADVA, encoded by the coding sequence ATGCGCCCCACCCTTCTCTCCTGCAGCTGCGCGCTGGACGGCCCGGTGTTGGTCGTCGACGACAGCGTGGTCCAGCGCGAGCATGCGATGGCGCTGTGCCGCCAACTGGGTGCCGTTGCGGTCGACGGCGCGGTGGATGGCCACGCCGCACTGGCCTGGTTGAGCAGCGCTATCGCGCCATCTCTGCTGCTGATCGATCTGGAAATGCCCGGCATGGATGGCGTGCAGTTGCTCGATGCACTGGCACGCGGCAAGTACAGCGTGCCGGTGATCGTGGTGTCGCAACGCGGTGGCGCCTTGATCGATGCGGTGATGCAGCTCAGCCGCAGCGCCGGCGTACGCGTGCTCGGCGGCATCGAAAAGCCGATGCATCTGCAGGATCTGGCCACTGTGCTGGAGTGCGAACCCGAGCCCGCGGCTGGCGCAGCGGCGTTTGCACCGGCGGCGATGTCGCCGCTGATGTCCAGCGGTGGCGCGGCCGCGTCGCGCCTGGACCGTGCGATGCGCCGCGGCGAAATCCGTGTGGCCTACCAACCCAAACTCGATCTCAAGGATGGCCGGCTGCGCGGTGTGGAAGCGCTCGCGCGCTGGCGCCGCCCGCAAGGCGACATGATCGGGCCGGACCGCTTCATTCCGCTGGCCGAACGCGAGGGCTTGATCCACGCGTTGACCCAGCAGGTGATCGACAAGGCGATTGCGCAATTGGTGGACTGGCGTGCAGAAGGATTCCAGCTGACGCTGGCGTTGAACCTCTCGCCCAATCTGCTCAGCGAGCAGGATTTTCTCGAACAGCTGTGCGCCAAGCTGAGCGACAACGGCCTGAGCCCTGCCGATCTGGTGCTGGAACTCACCGAAAGCGCCATCGTGGAGCCGGCCAATGCCTTGAGCATGCTGGCGCGACTGCGTCTGCATGGCTTCGGTCTGTCGATCGACGATTACGGCACCGGTTTCTCCTCGCTGCAGCGCCTGGCCAGCATTCCGTTCACCGAACTCAAACTGGATCGCAGCTTCGTGCATGCCGCGCATCGCAGCCGCAGCCAGCGCACCGTGCTCGAATCCACCTTGGAACTGGCGCACCGGCTTGAACTGACTGCCGTGGCCGAAGGCGTGGAAACACCCGAGGACTGGCGCCTGCTGCGCGAGCTCGGCTGCGATCTGGCGCAAGGCTATCTGATGGGCTCGCCGATGCCCGGGCCGATGCTGTCGGACTGGTGGCGCGAACACGCCGTGCGCATCGCGCGCCTGAGCGACAGCGCGCTGGCCAGCGATGCGGATGTCGCCTGA
- a CDS encoding CheR family methyltransferase: MSTATAITEQEFGRFQRFIFEAAGISISSGKKAMLCGRLGKRLREHQFSNYTQYLQLLESRQDRAEIQTAIDLLTTNETYFFREPKHFELLRKLAGDHRGGLPFRCWSAASSSGEEAYSMAMVLDDTLQGRPFEVVGSDISTRVLAKARTGHYALQRIDGIPQAYLKRYCLRGQGEYDGSLLVERRLRDRVKFVHANLNTALPALGSFDAIFLRNVMIYFNGQTKREVILRVLSNLKSGGHFCIGHSESLSELDIDLVQVAPSIFRKA; encoded by the coding sequence ATGAGCACCGCCACCGCCATCACCGAACAGGAATTCGGCCGCTTCCAGCGCTTTATCTTCGAAGCGGCCGGCATCAGCATTTCCTCCGGCAAAAAAGCCATGTTGTGCGGCCGCCTGGGCAAGCGCCTGCGCGAACATCAGTTCAGCAACTACACGCAGTATCTGCAGTTGCTGGAGAGCCGCCAGGACCGCGCCGAGATCCAGACCGCGATCGATCTGCTGACCACCAACGAAACCTATTTTTTCCGCGAGCCCAAGCACTTCGAGCTGCTGCGCAAGCTGGCCGGCGACCATCGTGGCGGCCTGCCGTTCCGTTGCTGGAGCGCAGCCAGCTCCAGCGGCGAAGAGGCCTACAGCATGGCGATGGTGCTGGACGATACCTTGCAAGGCCGCCCGTTCGAGGTGGTCGGCAGCGACATCAGCACCCGCGTGCTGGCCAAGGCGCGCACCGGGCATTACGCCTTGCAACGTATCGACGGCATTCCGCAGGCGTATCTCAAACGCTACTGCCTGCGCGGTCAGGGCGAGTACGACGGCAGCTTGCTGGTGGAACGCCGGCTGCGCGATCGGGTGAAGTTCGTGCACGCCAACCTCAATACCGCGTTGCCGGCGCTGGGCAGCTTCGATGCGATCTTCCTGCGCAACGTCATGATCTATTTCAATGGCCAGACCAAGCGCGAGGTGATCCTGCGCGTGCTGTCCAATCTCAAATCGGGCGGGCATTTCTGCATCGGCCATTCGGAAAGCCTGAGCGAACTCGACATCGATCTGGTCCAGGTGGCACCCTCGATTTTCCGCAAGGCCTGA
- a CDS encoding protein-glutamate methylesterase/protein-glutamine glutaminase, with protein sequence MSQGSPVSTAFNRPAASPAANTKTIKAMVVDDSAVVRQVLVSVLNDAADIEVISTAADPLLAIEKMRKQWPDVIVLDVEMPRMDGITFLRKIMSERPTPVVICSTLTEKGARVTMDALAAGAVAVVTKPRLGLKQFLTDSADELVNTVRSAARANVKRLAARVTAVPLEAEVKHTADVILPAQSGRALAQTTERIVAIGTSTGGTQALEEVLTALPRVCPGIVIVQHMPEKFTAAFAARLNGLCQIAVKEAANNDRVMPGRALIAPGGKHLLLRRSGAQYFVEVMEGPPVNRHRPSVDVLFRSAARAAGSNALGIIMTGMGDDGAAGLLEMRQAGARTVAQDEHTSIVFGMPKEAIKRGGADRILPLGAMAREIVTQLQ encoded by the coding sequence CTGAGCCAAGGATCGCCCGTGTCGACAGCCTTCAACCGCCCCGCCGCCAGCCCGGCTGCCAACACCAAGACCATCAAGGCCATGGTCGTCGACGACTCGGCAGTGGTGCGCCAGGTGCTGGTGAGCGTGCTCAACGACGCGGCCGACATCGAGGTCATCTCCACTGCAGCCGACCCGCTGCTGGCAATCGAGAAGATGCGCAAGCAATGGCCGGACGTAATCGTGCTGGATGTGGAAATGCCGCGCATGGACGGCATCACCTTCCTGCGCAAGATCATGAGCGAGCGGCCCACCCCGGTGGTGATCTGCTCCACGCTCACCGAAAAAGGCGCGCGCGTCACCATGGATGCCCTGGCCGCCGGCGCGGTAGCGGTGGTGACCAAGCCGCGACTGGGGCTCAAGCAATTCCTCACCGATTCGGCCGACGAACTGGTCAATACCGTGCGCAGCGCCGCACGCGCCAACGTCAAACGGCTGGCCGCGCGCGTCACTGCGGTGCCGCTGGAAGCGGAGGTCAAACACACCGCCGATGTGATCCTGCCAGCGCAGAGCGGACGCGCGCTGGCGCAGACCACCGAGCGCATCGTCGCCATCGGCACCTCTACCGGCGGCACCCAGGCGCTGGAAGAAGTGCTGACCGCCTTGCCGCGCGTGTGCCCCGGCATCGTGATCGTGCAGCACATGCCGGAGAAATTCACCGCAGCCTTTGCCGCGCGCCTGAATGGTTTGTGCCAGATCGCAGTGAAAGAGGCTGCCAACAACGATCGGGTGATGCCGGGCCGCGCGTTGATCGCGCCCGGCGGCAAGCACCTGCTGCTGCGCCGCAGTGGCGCGCAGTACTTCGTCGAAGTCATGGAAGGCCCGCCGGTCAACCGCCATCGTCCCTCGGTGGATGTGCTGTTCCGCTCGGCCGCACGCGCCGCCGGCAGTAATGCACTGGGCATCATCATGACCGGCATGGGCGACGACGGTGCTGCCGGCCTGCTAGAAATGCGTCAGGCCGGCGCACGCACCGTGGCACAGGACGAGCACACCAGCATCGTGTTCGGCATGCCCAAGGAAGCGATCAAGCGCGGCGGCGCCGACCGCATCCTGCCGCTGGGCGCGATGGCGCGCGAGATCGTGACGCAGCTGCAGTAA
- a CDS encoding phospholipase D family protein, whose product MTKRHIFKWIGIGALVLVLGSVLSLYGYGRFADRQRGPVSHALPATASATPIDQVVAPLQQAHADQTGMVILPDNIDAFAVRALTARAAGRSLDLQYYIWHADFTGNLLHNELLHAADRGVRVRLLLDDMNIHGSDSVLAALDSHPLIEIRLFNPTRAREGTLMRGVEMVLRMFSINRRMHNKAWIADGRIAVVGGRNVGDEYFDAARDTNFMDMDAAVMGPAVGQAEQVFDAYWNSPNALPLAALVTAKPQALDTLRGSLDAGLESARAHPYVERLRQSPSVQALTQGERKVHWLDRARIVSDPPEKAEGARPQADWMTPVLIGEMAHAQRELKVISPYFVPGEEGMRWIGELRRRNVRVSVLTNSLAANDVVAVHSGYADYRVPLLTQGVRLHELKPMGKPDGSLFGSSGASLHTKAFVVDDSSGFIGSFNLDPRSMNLNTEMGLLFDDRAVSAELEQVYNRKISAPLSYRVTLDQGELQWHDDAAQPPEVWSQEPAASVWRRGAATVMGWLPLESQL is encoded by the coding sequence GTGACAAAGCGACACATCTTCAAATGGATCGGCATCGGGGCGCTGGTGCTCGTGCTGGGGAGCGTGCTGTCGCTGTACGGCTACGGCCGCTTTGCCGATCGTCAGCGTGGCCCGGTGAGCCACGCGCTGCCAGCCACTGCATCGGCAACGCCGATCGATCAAGTCGTCGCGCCGCTGCAGCAGGCGCATGCCGATCAAACCGGCATGGTGATCCTGCCCGACAATATCGATGCGTTTGCGGTGCGCGCGCTCACCGCGCGTGCGGCCGGGCGCAGCCTGGATCTGCAGTACTACATCTGGCATGCGGACTTCACCGGCAACCTGTTGCACAACGAATTGCTGCACGCCGCCGATCGCGGCGTGCGCGTTCGCCTGCTGCTGGATGACATGAACATCCACGGCAGCGATTCGGTGCTGGCAGCACTCGATAGTCATCCGTTGATCGAGATCCGCTTGTTCAATCCCACCCGAGCGCGCGAAGGCACGTTGATGCGTGGGGTGGAGATGGTGCTGCGCATGTTCAGCATCAATCGGCGCATGCACAACAAAGCCTGGATCGCCGATGGCCGCATCGCGGTGGTGGGTGGCCGCAATGTGGGCGATGAGTATTTCGACGCGGCGCGCGACACCAATTTCATGGACATGGACGCGGCAGTGATGGGGCCGGCCGTGGGCCAGGCCGAGCAGGTGTTCGATGCGTACTGGAATAGCCCCAATGCGCTGCCGCTGGCCGCCCTGGTGACGGCCAAGCCGCAGGCACTGGATACGTTGCGCGGCAGTCTGGATGCCGGCCTGGAATCGGCACGCGCGCATCCCTACGTGGAGCGGCTGCGCCAATCGCCGAGCGTGCAGGCGTTGACGCAGGGCGAGCGCAAGGTGCATTGGCTGGATCGGGCGCGCATCGTCTCCGATCCGCCGGAAAAGGCCGAGGGCGCGCGGCCGCAAGCGGACTGGATGACGCCGGTCTTGATCGGCGAGATGGCGCATGCGCAGCGCGAATTGAAAGTGATTTCGCCGTATTTCGTGCCGGGTGAAGAAGGCATGCGCTGGATCGGCGAGTTGCGTCGGCGCAATGTGCGCGTCAGCGTGTTGACCAACTCCCTGGCTGCCAATGATGTCGTGGCGGTGCACAGCGGCTACGCCGATTACCGCGTGCCCTTGCTCACGCAAGGCGTGCGCCTGCACGAGCTCAAGCCGATGGGCAAGCCGGACGGCAGCCTGTTCGGGTCCAGCGGTGCCAGCCTGCATACCAAGGCCTTTGTGGTGGACGACAGCAGCGGTTTCATCGGCTCGTTCAACCTCGATCCGCGCTCGATGAATCTCAACACCGAGATGGGTTTGCTGTTCGACGACCGTGCGGTCAGCGCGGAACTGGAGCAGGTGTACAACCGCAAGATCAGCGCGCCCTTGAGTTATCGCGTGACCCTGGACCAGGGCGAGCTGCAGTGGCACGACGATGCGGCGCAGCCGCCCGAGGTGTGGTCGCAAGAGCCGGCAGCGAGCGTGTGGCGGCGTGGCGCAGCGACGGTGATGGGCTGGTTGCCATTGGAGTCGCAGTTGTAA